A stretch of Gadus chalcogrammus isolate NIFS_2021 chromosome 9, NIFS_Gcha_1.0, whole genome shotgun sequence DNA encodes these proteins:
- the tmem258 gene encoding transmembrane protein 258 has translation MELEAMTRYTSPVNPAVFPHLTVVLLAIGMFFTAWFFVYEVTSTKYTRDVYKELLISLVASLFMGFGVLFLLLWVGIYV, from the exons ATG GAGCTTGAAGCCATGACGAGATACACCAGCCCGGTGAACCCGGCTGTGTTCCCCCACCTCACGGTGGTCCTGCTTGCCATTGGCATGTTCTTCACCGCATGGTTCTTCGT ATATGAGGTGACGTCCACAAAGTACACCAGAGATGTGTACAAAGAGCTTCTCATCTCCCTCGTGGCGTCACTATTCATGGGATTTGGTGTACTATTCCTGTTGCTCTGGGTCGGCATATATGTATGA